GGCGTCCGCATGGGCGAAAAGCCGCGCCGCCGCGCTCGCGGAGAGCATCAGGTAAGGGAGCGCTTCCGATTTGAGCCCGGCCGCGAGCAGGTTGTGCGCGATGACCCCGGCGTGCTCCTCCGATGCGCCGAAGCTCTCCGCCAGGAATTGGCCAACCACGGTGTGGTATTCGATCCGCAGCTCCGGGGGAATGCTGTCGTAGAGGATTTCGCGGATCTTGGAATGATCGAAGTGATACTGGGGACCCGCCGCGTGGATCAGGTGGTGGATCTGCTCGAGAAACTGAAGCGTCTTGAGCAACGGCATGCGCTCGAGGCCCAATCCACGCAAAATCGTCCCGGAGTGAAAGATGTCCCCTTCGACCGCGCCCAATTCCAAGATTTCCCGCTCGCGGGGACCCAGGCGGCTCAGCCGCCGCATCACGACGTCGTAGACCTTCTCGGGGATGGAGATCTTGTCCGCGGTGGTCGCCAGGGTCCAGGTCCCGTCCCTCTTCGCGAGGATCTTCTCGGCGGTGAGCAGTTTCAAGATCTCCACCATGAAGAAAGGATTTCCCTCCGCCTCGCGGTAGAGAAGCGACCCGAACTCTTCCCCCCAATCGTTCCCCGGGTAGAGCCGAGCGAGCACCTCCATCACTTCCTCACGGCTCAAACGCGCGAGCTCGATCCGCTCGAAGCGATCCTCGCGGCCGAGCATCCGGAGCATGGTCTGAAGAGGGTGCTGGCGGCCGTCGGATTCCGAGATCGCTTCCTCGGGGCGGTACGTGCCGAGGAGAAACATCCGGCGCCCCGAGGCGCGGCGGGTGAGAAAATGGAAGAGGCGCACCGAGCCTTCGTCCGCCCACTGCAGATCCTCGAGCACGAGAACCAGCGGGCGCTCCTCGGAGATGAAGCAGATCACCTGATCCAGCACCTCCCACAGCTCTTCCTCGCTGGTCGGTCCGTTCGTGGCAAACGCGAAGCGTAGGAACCGGCTCAGAACGGGGATGGATCCCGCAATCCTCGGCGCGCGGTCGAAGAGGAATCTCTGGAGGGACTGAGCGGAATCCACGCCGCGCAGGGCGAAGTACTGTTTGATCGCCTCGGCGAACAGCTGATACGAGCTGGCGCTCCCGCCGAAGAGAGAAGAAGCGACCAGGACTCGGGTCCCTTCGCGACGACAGTGTCGGCAGAACTCGTCGACGAGGCGGCTCTTCCCGATCCCCGCCTCGCCCGCGACGCATACCGCGGCCCCTTCCCCGACCCGCACCTCCTGATGAAGCGCCTTCAGACGCTCCATCGGACGCTCGCGACCGACCATCGGCGCCAGGAACCGCTCGCGCCGGGCGGAGACGACCTCACGGGTCGCCACAAGATCCAGCTCCTCGTGGACCCCGGCGCGCCGGCGGCGATCGTGCTCGCGGAAGCGGGCGAGATCCTCGGCCATCTCTTCAGCGCTTTGGTAGCGCTCCCGGGGATTCTTCATCATCGCCTTGAAGACGATGTGCTCCAGGTCCGCGGGAACTTCGGGCATAAGCTCCCGAATCGTGATCGGGTCCTCGTGCAGGATCGCGTGCGCCACCGCGACGGACTGGTCCCCCACGAACGGCAGGCGGCCGGTGAGGAGCTCGTACATGACGACGCCGAGGGAGAAGAGGTCGGATCTCCCGTCCACTTCCTGCCCCACGATCTGCTGCGGCGACATGTAGGACGCCGTTCCCAGGATCGCGTCGCTGCGCGTCATCGTGCTGCCGCCGATGATCTTCGCGAGCCCGAAATCCATGACCTTGATGCGTCCTTCGGGGGTGCGCTTGATGTTCGCGCCCTTGATGTCGCGGTGGACGATTCCCTTGGCGTGGGCCTCGCGGAGCGCTCCCAGGATCTGGAGGCTCATTTCGAGAACCTCGTTCCACGAAAGCGGTCCGCTCGCGACCAGCTCGCGGAGGGTGGCGCCGGGCACGTATTCCATCGCGAGGAACATCTCGTTCCCTTCCGTGCCGACTTCGAAGAGGACCGCGGCGTTGGGATGGCTGAGGGTGGCTGCCGCGCGTCCTTCGTTGAGGAAGCGTCGGCGCGCTTCCGGATCCTGGGACAGCTCGGGGGGAAGGAACTTGAGGGCGGCGCGGCGTTGGAGGAGATCGTCCGTGGCAAGGTAGACGACTCCCATCCCACCTTGCCCCAGCGTGGACTCGATTTTGTAATGCGATACGTGCGGCGGGCGGGGCTCCATCGGTCCAAACCTCAATCGGGTGACGAGCGGACGCGTTCGTAGAGCCGACGGCGCGGAGTATAGCGGTTCCGGTCCCGCATTTCCAGACGAAGGTACGGGCCGGGTGGCGGCCCGGCGATCCGTTTACGAAGCGGCCGCGGCGTGCTCCCGAGCCCCCGTCTGTTCCGGCCGGTCCCCCTCGGCGGCCTTCCGGCCGCCCCATCGGCGTTGGAAGGCGTCGAGGTAGGTGTAAATCACCGGGGTCACGTAGAGCGTCACGAGCTGGGAGAAGGCCAAACCGCCGACCACCGCGATCCCCAGCGGCCGGCGCGCCTCGGAGCCGGAGCCGAAGCCGA
The genomic region above belongs to Candidatus Eisenbacteria bacterium and contains:
- a CDS encoding tetratricopeptide repeat protein, yielding MEPRPPHVSHYKIESTLGQGGMGVVYLATDDLLQRRAALKFLPPELSQDPEARRRFLNEGRAAATLSHPNAAVLFEVGTEGNEMFLAMEYVPGATLRELVASGPLSWNEVLEMSLQILGALREAHAKGIVHRDIKGANIKRTPEGRIKVMDFGLAKIIGGSTMTRSDAILGTASYMSPQQIVGQEVDGRSDLFSLGVVMYELLTGRLPFVGDQSVAVAHAILHEDPITIRELMPEVPADLEHIVFKAMMKNPRERYQSAEEMAEDLARFREHDRRRRAGVHEELDLVATREVVSARRERFLAPMVGRERPMERLKALHQEVRVGEGAAVCVAGEAGIGKSRLVDEFCRHCRREGTRVLVASSLFGGSASSYQLFAEAIKQYFALRGVDSAQSLQRFLFDRAPRIAGSIPVLSRFLRFAFATNGPTSEEELWEVLDQVICFISEERPLVLVLEDLQWADEGSVRLFHFLTRRASGRRMFLLGTYRPEEAISESDGRQHPLQTMLRMLGREDRFERIELARLSREEVMEVLARLYPGNDWGEEFGSLLYREAEGNPFFMVEILKLLTAEKILAKRDGTWTLATTADKISIPEKVYDVVMRRLSRLGPREREILELGAVEGDIFHSGTILRGLGLERMPLLKTLQFLEQIHHLIHAAGPQYHFDHSKIREILYDSIPPELRIEYHTVVGQFLAESFGASEEHAGVIAHNLLAAGLKSEALPYLMLSASAAARLFAHADAIRYLERAESLLHDLHPHHPPVERVRELAEVRQRRGDQEYAAGRYRAALVSYEAALELTRSAPDARREADIVRAIGRMQYLLGHPAESQRTYEEAIGRYASLAEEARAAGDDARLNSAVRELGKLYFFKGDMEVAEQHMREAIALAEKRGDERIHAAALNNLSGIHYVRGDLEEALACHRTCLDIRERLHDEPGLAQSHKNLGIIHYQLGEPQEAEDHLNEGLALYRKAVDRRGEAVTLRHLGNLHHQSGDHVGAQRHWEASLSLCRELGNTEDLCACLNNLGVLHFEQGHYASAERSYREGLEIRASLRQKNRSVAILHDNLAELYIDLHQLDRAEVEIRLSEQIASDLDAATLLAALFAKRALIASERGDLDTARDHARQAISLGEPTGHVASLVTALLASAEVELRAGSHAEAKRSARQARDIARWSKMAHLELHATLMAARAGCRAGTGSDSLEELAEVVRRANERGYRPLAARGSDLIGEICAKSGDLAAAATEFTRAADQMKEILASLSDEDRRSLVHHPDWKEMIGNLLDTLVRTGRRDDALGYLVAFGVASCDVEPAREGTLAAVETGA